Proteins encoded in a region of the Flammeovirga yaeyamensis genome:
- a CDS encoding outer membrane beta-barrel protein, protein MNYKKIGVVMFFATLFSISVFGQEEEKLEWGARASFNIGASVPMYFQNMPERFSFSTTFNPSIGGYVNIPIKGDRNYLHLELTYTHKGNSTEATVKNQYFKVSDAYLGYVTGDVKTNISLNYIELPIQFRTNLSKNDNGWNVLAGLYLAVMIEGTFDGILYQGGTIEDVAGTVSPIGRDTPYDYSHDLVNFDWGAQFGIQKQVNRFNFDAQIAWGFNGIFPRGYETVDPNLFNLYGKIGLTYQIW, encoded by the coding sequence ATGAATTATAAAAAAATTGGGGTAGTAATGTTCTTTGCTACCCTTTTCAGTATCTCCGTTTTCGGACAAGAGGAAGAAAAATTGGAATGGGGTGCGAGAGCAAGTTTCAACATTGGAGCATCAGTACCTATGTACTTTCAAAATATGCCTGAACGATTTTCTTTCTCCACTACTTTTAATCCCTCAATAGGTGGATATGTAAATATTCCGATCAAAGGAGATAGAAATTACCTTCACTTGGAGCTTACTTATACTCACAAAGGAAACTCAACAGAAGCGACAGTAAAAAATCAATACTTTAAAGTAAGTGATGCCTATTTGGGATATGTTACAGGAGATGTCAAGACAAATATCTCACTCAACTACATCGAACTTCCTATTCAGTTTAGAACCAATTTAAGTAAGAATGATAACGGATGGAATGTACTTGCAGGTCTTTATCTGGCAGTAATGATTGAAGGAACATTTGATGGTATTCTTTATCAAGGAGGAACAATCGAAGATGTTGCTGGAACGGTAAGCCCAATCGGACGAGATACACCTTATGATTACAGTCATGATTTGGTTAATTTTGATTGGGGTGCCCAATTCGGTATTCAAAAACAAGTGAACCGATTTAATTTCGACGCTCAAATTGCTTGGGGATTCAACGGAATTTTCCCTCGTGGATATGAAACAGTGGATCCAAATCTTTTTAATTTATACGGAAAGATTGGTTTAACCTATCAGATATGGTAA
- a CDS encoding bestrophin family protein, protein MVTRLYIPWKRLFKDLWFSVLLIVIYMLFLSILDDEHLLSQLSLPLSIISVPGTAISLLLAFRTNSSYQRWWEARKVWGAIVNDSRSWARQLITYLPQNENSNEIIEDMSLRQAAWCFALARNLRKQDPTADAKYLLKADEIEVLKGSKNVPNSLLYTQGKLLKELFKNGYIDTFQLVQMDTTLVKLTDSMGKCERIKNTVFPSMYTLLLEILIYFFIFFLPYGLVETNGMILLVTSVTLALAFLIIERIATYLQDPFENSSSDTPMLTLARTIEINIKQEIKYKDLPDAWKPERPYVLM, encoded by the coding sequence ATGGTAACCCGTTTATATATTCCTTGGAAAAGACTTTTTAAAGACCTTTGGTTTTCTGTGTTGTTGATTGTTATATATATGCTTTTTTTATCAATTTTAGATGATGAACATTTATTGAGTCAGCTTAGTTTACCATTAAGTATTATCTCTGTTCCAGGTACCGCTATTTCCCTGCTTTTAGCTTTTCGTACCAATTCATCCTATCAAAGATGGTGGGAGGCAAGAAAAGTCTGGGGAGCCATTGTAAACGATTCTAGAAGTTGGGCAAGACAACTCATTACTTATTTGCCTCAAAATGAAAATTCAAATGAGATTATCGAAGATATGTCCTTAAGACAAGCAGCTTGGTGTTTTGCTTTGGCAAGAAATTTAAGAAAGCAAGATCCGACAGCAGATGCTAAATATTTACTTAAGGCCGACGAGATAGAAGTGTTGAAGGGAAGTAAAAATGTTCCCAATTCATTACTATATACACAAGGGAAGTTATTAAAAGAGTTATTTAAGAATGGATACATAGATACATTTCAGTTGGTACAAATGGATACCACCTTGGTAAAGCTTACTGACTCTATGGGGAAGTGTGAAAGAATAAAGAATACAGTATTTCCAAGTATGTACACTTTATTGTTAGAGATATTGATCTATTTCTTTATATTTTTCCTTCCCTATGGTCTAGTAGAAACAAATGGGATGATATTGTTGGTGACAAGTGTGACTCTAGCATTAGCTTTTTTAATTATTGAGAGAATTGCGACCTACTTACAAGATCCATTTGAAAACTCATCATCTGATACACCAATGCTCACTCTTGCCAGAACTATTGAAATCAATATCAAGCAAGAAATTAAATATAAAGATCTCCCAGATGCATGGAAGCCAGAAAGACCGTATGTTTTAATGTAG
- a CDS encoding PCMD domain-containing protein: MKLTNGLIVLAFLGTTLFSCSDDDNNPTEEISADFEENLSLDTWEYTEYSQGEYGNPKGWETSNPGTTFLGVVNAYEEKEDVINGSAAKLETKGIGLTGIAAATIYTGKFELNLSDPAKSAQLGVPYTKRPVSMSFNYKYTPGAIYEQYDGALGTTIEGVDSCLVYMYLQKREGDQILRVGTAAMQNSDTVTEWTKRTLDVTYGVIENPVAGFKLREEETGWAAADTNPTHIIVVFTSTSAGDFFRGAIGSTLFVDEISIEY, from the coding sequence ATGAAATTAACCAACGGACTAATAGTTTTAGCATTTTTAGGGACTACTTTGTTCTCTTGCTCCGATGATGATAATAACCCCACTGAAGAAATATCTGCTGACTTCGAAGAGAATTTAAGCTTAGATACTTGGGAATACACCGAATATTCTCAAGGTGAGTACGGTAACCCTAAGGGATGGGAAACATCTAACCCTGGAACTACTTTTTTAGGCGTGGTAAATGCTTATGAAGAAAAAGAAGATGTAATTAATGGCAGTGCTGCAAAGTTAGAAACTAAAGGTATTGGCTTGACAGGTATTGCAGCAGCAACAATTTACACCGGTAAATTTGAGCTAAATCTTTCAGATCCTGCTAAAAGTGCTCAATTAGGAGTTCCTTATACAAAACGACCAGTATCTATGTCGTTTAACTATAAATATACTCCTGGAGCTATTTATGAACAATATGACGGTGCATTAGGAACAACAATTGAAGGTGTAGATTCTTGTTTAGTGTATATGTATTTACAAAAAAGAGAAGGTGATCAAATTCTTCGTGTAGGTACCGCAGCTATGCAAAATTCGGATACGGTTACCGAATGGACAAAACGTACATTAGATGTGACTTATGGTGTAATTGAAAACCCTGTAGCTGGTTTTAAACTTCGTGAAGAAGAAACTGGATGGGCAGCAGCAGATACTAATCCTACTCACATTATTGTTGTATTTACTTCAACAAGCGCTGGAGATTTCTTCAGAGGAGCAATCGGAAGTACTTTATTTGTTGACGAAATTTCTATTGAATACTAA
- a CDS encoding MalY/PatB family protein → MQNHFTKNIDRTPFSTVKYDLRKVLFGTEDIIPLWVADMDLPTAPEITEALIKRLEHPIYGYTLQDNSFWQSAIDWIDKRHQWKVHRKDFVFVAGIVPALGFLVEAFTQPKEKVGIFSPVYPPFRDNIVGNDRTLVEIPFINTDNRYFIDFDLFEEELKNGLKLLIFCHPHNPSGRVWSKEELEKILQLCDQYDCNIISDEIHADLMFYGHKHIPFASLSDVAEKRVVTCMAPSKTFNLAGLNCAYLIFKNKELQDKYVNRVKHMHLDFGGLMATESMKAAYNQGENWYQDLLKHIQGNIDYIVEQFDKTPIKAMKPDATYLVWLDCRALGTQNQIKEFFFKKAKVGVQDGLMFGIAGDGFMRLNTAYPKSVLEEAMKRILNQLE, encoded by the coding sequence ATGCAAAACCACTTCACCAAAAACATAGATCGCACTCCTTTCTCCACTGTAAAGTACGATCTCCGAAAAGTACTCTTCGGAACAGAAGATATTATTCCATTATGGGTCGCAGATATGGATCTACCTACTGCTCCCGAAATTACAGAAGCTTTAATCAAAAGGTTGGAGCATCCCATCTATGGATATACGTTACAAGACAATTCTTTTTGGCAGTCGGCTATCGACTGGATTGATAAAAGACATCAATGGAAAGTGCATCGCAAAGATTTTGTTTTTGTAGCGGGCATTGTTCCGGCATTGGGATTTTTGGTAGAGGCATTCACTCAGCCTAAAGAAAAAGTAGGCATCTTCTCTCCTGTTTATCCTCCTTTTAGAGACAATATTGTGGGCAATGATAGAACACTAGTCGAAATTCCTTTTATCAATACAGATAATCGCTATTTCATTGATTTTGATCTTTTTGAAGAGGAACTTAAAAATGGATTGAAATTATTGATCTTTTGCCATCCACACAACCCTTCCGGACGAGTTTGGAGTAAAGAAGAACTGGAGAAAATTCTTCAATTATGTGATCAATACGATTGTAATATTATATCTGATGAGATACATGCTGACCTAATGTTTTATGGACATAAACACATCCCCTTCGCCTCATTATCTGATGTAGCCGAAAAAAGGGTGGTGACCTGCATGGCTCCTTCGAAAACATTCAATTTAGCAGGTTTAAACTGTGCTTATCTGATTTTTAAGAACAAGGAATTACAAGATAAATATGTCAACAGAGTAAAACATATGCATCTCGATTTTGGAGGATTGATGGCCACAGAATCAATGAAAGCAGCCTATAACCAGGGAGAAAATTGGTATCAAGATTTACTAAAACATATTCAAGGCAATATCGACTATATAGTAGAACAATTTGATAAAACCCCTATTAAGGCAATGAAACCTGATGCCACTTACCTTGTTTGGTTAGATTGCCGGGCACTTGGTACTCAGAATCAAATCAAAGAATTTTTCTTTAAAAAGGCCAAAGTGGGAGTGCAAGATGGATTAATGTTTGGTATAGCCGGAGATGGATTTATGCGTTTGAATACGGCTTATCCTAAATCAGTTTTAGAGGAAGCAATGAAACGCATTTTAAATCAGCTTGAATAA